In the Phaseolus vulgaris cultivar G19833 chromosome 7, P. vulgaris v2.0, whole genome shotgun sequence genome, one interval contains:
- the LOC137827944 gene encoding uncharacterized protein isoform X2, with translation MATEDFPLLDSPSHAQPHIHAPTLHHFPSSSSSSLTTLLAADSVTADYYPHSSFSDDSAKSGSKRASAAGSSYYHNKKLKSAAHSDSKTDGTFRRGSDYRKDREDWSDTAIACLLEAYTDKFNQLNRGNLRGRDWEEVAEAVGERCGGEVKHQKSVEQCKNKIDNLKKRYKVELQRIGSDGIDTSHWHWFNKIEAIVDTSAADVNSSSMARQTKNRYGPNNGVVANNLKTKPESNLKWQRVLFKISGSALAGNGQNIDPKVAMQIAREVATACRLGVEVAIVVGGSNFFCGDAWVSATGLDRPTAYQIGMMATVMNSILLQSALEKLGVQARVQSAFSMPEVAEPYSRQRSIRHLEKGRVVIFGGVGAGIGNPLFTTDTAAVLRASEINADAVLKGTNVNGVFFDCHPGNDNATLDRISFREVVSRGVATMDTMALAYCEENGIPVVVFNMLEPGNVSRALCGDQVGTLIEQTGRVEHQLPS, from the exons ATGGCCACCGAAGACTTTCCCCTCCTCGACTCTCCCTCCCACGCGCAGCCTCACATCCACGCGCCCACGCTCCACCACTTcccttcctcttcctcttctagCCTCACCACTCTCCTCGCCGCCGATTCCGTCACCGCCGATTACTACCCCCactcctccttctctgacgacTCCGCCAAATCCGGCTCCAAACGcgcctccgccgccggcagTTCTTACTACCACAACAAGAAGCTCAAATCTGCCGCCCATTCAGATTCGAAAACCGATGGTACTTTCCGCCGCGGCAGCGATTATCGGAAGGATAGAGAAGATTGGAGCGACACGGCGATCGCGTGTCTATTGGAGGCGTACACGGATAAGTTCAACCAGCTGAACCGCGGCAACCTCCGTGGCCGTGACTGGGAGGAGGTGGCGGAGGCGGTGGGGGAACGGTGTGGCGGAGAGGTGAAGCATCAGAAGAGCGTGGAGCAATGTAAGAATAAGATTGATAATTTGAAGAAGAGGTATAAGGTGGAGCTTCAGAGAATTGGAAGTGATGGCATTGACACTAGTCACTGGCATTGGTTTAATAAAATTGAAGCTATTGTTGACACTAGTGCTGCTGATGTTAATTCCTCTTCTATGGCTAGACAAACCAAGAACAG ATATGGCCCTAACAACGGTGTCGTGGCAAACAACCTTAAAACAAAACCGGAGTCAAATCTGAAATGGCAGAGAGTTCTGTTTAAAATTAGTGGCTCTGCACTGGCTGGAAACGGCCAGAATATTGACCCCAAG GTGGCAATGCAGATTGCTAGGGAAGTGGCAACAGCTTGCCGCCTTGGGGTGGAG GTAGCCATTGTTGTTGGTGGTAGTAACTTCTTTTGTGGAGATGCATGGGTATCTGCTACAGGGTTGGATAGACCTACGGCATACCAAATAGG AATGATGGCAACAGTCATGAATTCTATTTTACTTCAATCTGCTTTGGAGAAGCTGGGTGTCCAGGCACGTGTTCAGAGTGCATTCTCGATGCCTGAGGTTGCTGAACCATATAGCAGGCAACGATCTATTAGACACCTTGAGAAAGGAAGGGTCGTCATATTTGGTGGTGTTGGTGCTGGCATAGGAAATCCACTTTTTACCACCGATACAGCTGCAGTTCTCAGAGCTTCTGAGA TTAATGCTGATGCGGTTCTGAAAGGTACTAATGTGAATGGTGTCTTTTTTGACTGCCATCCGGGCAATGATAATGCAACCCTTGATCGAATTTCCTTTAGGGAAGTCGTTTCTAGGGGCGTCGCAACCATGGATACGATGGCACTGGCATATTGTGAAGAGAATGGAATACCTG ttGTAGTTTTCAACATGCTTGAACCAGGGAATGTTTCAAGAGCTTTATGTGGAGATCAAGTTGGCACTTTGATCGAGCAAACCGGTAGAGTGGAGCATCAGCTTCCTAGTTAA
- the LOC137829055 gene encoding uncharacterized protein, translating to MADECLPQIVGEGLKGSLDKLELDCRIHQEVASTARAEAEKVKCDMMMQGLEFSRIENALNEELRSLRNDKKELRKKLHDKLQDAVELESKIVPMRKRIVELEEARRSDADKMSKLEKRSTERETLLGKVEQDRDKAAKELSETATELARVREENSGFTQKADELELEITRVRGENDRFKEKIDELQLEITQVIA from the exons ATGGCCGACGAATGCCTTCCTCAAATTGTCGGCGAAGGGCTAAAAGGCTCCTTGGACAAACTTGAGCTCGATTGCCGCATCCACCAGGAGGTGGCAAGCACCGCGAGAGCCGAAGCCGAGAAAGTCAAATGCGACATGATGATGCAAGGCTTAGAGTTCTCGCGGATCGAAAACGCTCTCAACGAAGAGCTCCGAAGCTTGCGTAATGACAAGAAGGAATTGCGCAAAAAACTGCACGACAAGCTTCAGGACGCCGTTGAGTTGGAGAGTAAAATCGTTCCTATGAGGAAGCGAATCGTAGAGCTGGAGGAGGCCCGAAGGTCCGACGCAGATAAAATGTCCAAACTGGAGAAAAGGTCGACCGAACGGGAAACTCTTCTGGGCAAAGTTGAGCAAGATCGGGATAAGGCAGCCAAAGAATTGAGTGAGACGGCTACCGAGCTTGCCCGggttcgtgaagagaacagCGGGTTCACGCAGAAAGCCGACGAGCTTGAGCTTGAAATCACCCGGGTTCGCGGAGAGAACGACAGGTTCAAGGAgaagatcgacgagcttcaacttgaaatcacccag GTTATCGCCTGA
- the LOC137827944 gene encoding uncharacterized protein isoform X1, with product MATEDFPLLDSPSHAQPHIHAPTLHHFPSSSSSSLTTLLAADSVTADYYPHSSFSDDSAKSGSKRASAAGSSYYHNKKLKSAAHSDSKTDGTFRRGSDYRKDREDWSDTAIACLLEAYTDKFNQLNRGNLRGRDWEEVAEAVGERCGGEVKHQKSVEQCKNKIDNLKKRYKVELQRIGSDGIDTSHWHWFNKIEAIVDTSAADVNSSSMARQTKNSRYGPNNGVVANNLKTKPESNLKWQRVLFKISGSALAGNGQNIDPKVAMQIAREVATACRLGVEVAIVVGGSNFFCGDAWVSATGLDRPTAYQIGMMATVMNSILLQSALEKLGVQARVQSAFSMPEVAEPYSRQRSIRHLEKGRVVIFGGVGAGIGNPLFTTDTAAVLRASEINADAVLKGTNVNGVFFDCHPGNDNATLDRISFREVVSRGVATMDTMALAYCEENGIPVVVFNMLEPGNVSRALCGDQVGTLIEQTGRVEHQLPS from the exons ATGGCCACCGAAGACTTTCCCCTCCTCGACTCTCCCTCCCACGCGCAGCCTCACATCCACGCGCCCACGCTCCACCACTTcccttcctcttcctcttctagCCTCACCACTCTCCTCGCCGCCGATTCCGTCACCGCCGATTACTACCCCCactcctccttctctgacgacTCCGCCAAATCCGGCTCCAAACGcgcctccgccgccggcagTTCTTACTACCACAACAAGAAGCTCAAATCTGCCGCCCATTCAGATTCGAAAACCGATGGTACTTTCCGCCGCGGCAGCGATTATCGGAAGGATAGAGAAGATTGGAGCGACACGGCGATCGCGTGTCTATTGGAGGCGTACACGGATAAGTTCAACCAGCTGAACCGCGGCAACCTCCGTGGCCGTGACTGGGAGGAGGTGGCGGAGGCGGTGGGGGAACGGTGTGGCGGAGAGGTGAAGCATCAGAAGAGCGTGGAGCAATGTAAGAATAAGATTGATAATTTGAAGAAGAGGTATAAGGTGGAGCTTCAGAGAATTGGAAGTGATGGCATTGACACTAGTCACTGGCATTGGTTTAATAAAATTGAAGCTATTGTTGACACTAGTGCTGCTGATGTTAATTCCTCTTCTATGGCTAGACAAACCAAGAACAG CAGATATGGCCCTAACAACGGTGTCGTGGCAAACAACCTTAAAACAAAACCGGAGTCAAATCTGAAATGGCAGAGAGTTCTGTTTAAAATTAGTGGCTCTGCACTGGCTGGAAACGGCCAGAATATTGACCCCAAG GTGGCAATGCAGATTGCTAGGGAAGTGGCAACAGCTTGCCGCCTTGGGGTGGAG GTAGCCATTGTTGTTGGTGGTAGTAACTTCTTTTGTGGAGATGCATGGGTATCTGCTACAGGGTTGGATAGACCTACGGCATACCAAATAGG AATGATGGCAACAGTCATGAATTCTATTTTACTTCAATCTGCTTTGGAGAAGCTGGGTGTCCAGGCACGTGTTCAGAGTGCATTCTCGATGCCTGAGGTTGCTGAACCATATAGCAGGCAACGATCTATTAGACACCTTGAGAAAGGAAGGGTCGTCATATTTGGTGGTGTTGGTGCTGGCATAGGAAATCCACTTTTTACCACCGATACAGCTGCAGTTCTCAGAGCTTCTGAGA TTAATGCTGATGCGGTTCTGAAAGGTACTAATGTGAATGGTGTCTTTTTTGACTGCCATCCGGGCAATGATAATGCAACCCTTGATCGAATTTCCTTTAGGGAAGTCGTTTCTAGGGGCGTCGCAACCATGGATACGATGGCACTGGCATATTGTGAAGAGAATGGAATACCTG ttGTAGTTTTCAACATGCTTGAACCAGGGAATGTTTCAAGAGCTTTATGTGGAGATCAAGTTGGCACTTTGATCGAGCAAACCGGTAGAGTGGAGCATCAGCTTCCTAGTTAA